Within the Aspergillus luchuensis IFO 4308 DNA, chromosome 5, nearly complete sequence genome, the region CCGCCATGATGAGACAGAAGAAACGCATAACATGCGACATTGGGCCCAGAGACGGATGCCGGGACCTAGCCAACAACTGGACATAAGCAAAATTCAACATAAGGACCCAGTAATTGTCGGAGGTTTTTCGATGAAATCGATACAATGAAAACATTTGATTGGCAGAGGCATTGCTTCATCGTCATGCTCTGGCATGTTTTCCAAGAATTGTTTACGATGTGGTGATTTGGTGCTATCACGATGCAGCCAATCTCTCGCGGGACTTTTCACCGGAGTTCGAGATGTATGCCTGTAGACTGCCCCCCTCCAAGATCCTCAATGATTGCAAGCAAGGCAAAGAAGATACTAACAGGAGAGCAGAGATACCCAGCTAGTGACTAGTCTTTCCTCAGTGTAGACAATAATGGCCGAGAGTGCGGGATTAGAATGCTCAGGGGTAAGCGACATGGTCCGGGTACATGCATGACTGTCTATCAGACGTTGCAAGTGACTAATTCTctgttgaagaagagctACTCGTCACTTTTACTAAAGACTGGTCTGGAAATCGTGACTCTGGGGGTGGAGTCTATACGAGACACTGAGATTATGGGGGATGAAATCCGTGGGGAACCACCAGGCCATGCAGCCAATTGATTGTCATAACCTGGCACCGGTGATGGCAAATATCCCTCATCAAGATAGATACTGTGCCCAGACCAAGCACAGGATGTTGTCGAGGCCTTGGGAGCTCCTCTCCGGAAGACTTCTTATCCGGCCTGCGAATCACAACATCACAACACTGACGGGGTCCAAGCCCAGCAACTTCCCCCGCCTTTTTCCCCACAAATTCCCAATCTCCGCGTCTCCACAAAGACACGTTGGAAAGCCGGGGATATGTCATGCACGGTGGGTAGTTAGAACTGCCTAATTGACCATCTAAGTGATTAGGCACTGCTGGCATTTCATGCGTGCAGCCAGAGAAAGCTACCTCTCCAAGTAATGTGGATTAGGACGTCACCCGGAAAATAAGGGTGCTATGACCTCGGTCCTTCATTTCGGCTGTGGGGAGCTTCACGAACATCACTACGCTGTCCTTGATAGCTAGCTGTGAGCCAATGATTGAGCTTCTGTCGAAAGCTTCGCATCACTTGAGAGCGGATGACGCGGGCGGGTGGCAGCATACGACATGATGGTTGGCCAGCGTGCATCTTATTGTGCCTTGAATAGAGCTCTCGAGAAAAGCTTGTTCGGCCGATTTTTGGTTCATACGTATACGCCGGGGAATTACTTTGATAATGCTGGCCTGAAACGATGATAATTCATTCGATCATCGTCGCTGACGTGACGACCTATCATATGTGTCTACCCTTCCAAAGCCGTCCGTTGGGTGCCaaatcaacaaccaccagcaccaagaTCGCTCGACGGACACTTTTCTGAGAGAGATAATGGGGCGGTCGGAAACGATCATAAACCGCAGGGGAAAGTTCTCTGCTCGGTCATGTACACCCTTTGTGGGCATGTACTCCGGCAACCCCTCGCAGCAGTGTGGAAATGTGCGGGGATCTAGTCTGCCGGGCATCGGCACTCAAGAGGACCGGTCGAGTCACAGAACCACAAGCGGTATCATGGAAGATGATCCCCATAAATTCCCCACAAACTCAATTAATTCAACGGCACATCCGGATGACCGATGACGACGTTTTGTTTGCAACTCTTGTGGCAGGAAGACTGCTCGACTCATTAGGTGTCGGGATCTGCGATATAAAATAAGGGACGCATGTGTCCTTCTGTGGGTCGAGCAGACAGACTTAGTtctcatttttcttttcatctctCGCTGGCAAATTCTGGCTACTGTTGACAGGATGCGCTCACCCGCTTGGGCTTCCATAGCCATCACAGCCTTTGCGGCATTGGCAAATGCTGGAACTCCTTCTACGTTGGCGGAGCTTTGCACTGATTCCATTGTGAAGGCAGCTCTACCACCCTCTGAATTCATCAAAGGCATAACAATTGACTCGGACTCTGTGACGACCGAAGTCGTAACGAACAGCAGTTTCTCCAGCGAATTTTACCCAAGCGCCACGATTGACTATTGCAACGTCACATTTGCCTACTCCCACGATGGCATTGACGGTGACCAAGTCCTTTTGGAAATCTGGCTCCCCGCACCAACAAATTTCAAAAACCGCTGGCTCTCCactggcggaggtggttaTGCCATCAATTCCGGAGACCAATCGTTGCCAGGTGGTGTCATGTATGGGGCCGCGTCAGGTATGACAGATGGCGGTTTTGGGGGATTCTCAAACAATGCGGACACGGCTATGCTGTTGGCGAATGGCACACTCAACTACGAGACGCTTTACATGTTTGCATACAAGGCGCATCGGGAGCTTAGCTTGCTTGGAAAGGCCCTGACCCGCAATGTTTACGGGATGAGCGACAGCGATAAGCTGTATGCGTATTATCAAGGCTGCTCTGAAGGAGGCCGCGAAGGTTGGAGTCAAGTGCAGCGATTCGGCGATGAATGGGATGGAGCCATCATTGGTGCTCCAGCATTCCGCTGGTCCTTCCAACAGACTCAACATCTCTATTCCAACATCGTCGAGAAGACACTGGATTACTACCCACCCCCCTGTGAGCTGGACAAGATCGTCAACGAGACCATCGCTGCCTGTGATGCCATGGACGGAAAGGTAGATTGGGTGGTTGCACGGACCGATCTCTGCTTGCTCGACTTTGACATTAGTACAATCGAGGGTAAGCCCTACTCATGCGCTGCATCCAGGGGCACCCCTGCACAGAATGGCACGGTCTCCGCCAAGGGTATCGAAGTCGCgaaaaccatcatcaatggATTGCATGACTCCCAAGGTCGCCGTGTCTACTTTTCCTACCAGCCTACAGCCGCCTTCGATGATGCCGAGACGCAGTACAACTCCACAACAGGCCAATGGGGGCTCGATATCGATCAGCTTGGAGGCGAATATATTGCTCTCTTGGTAGACAAGAATGGCACTACACTGGACAGCCTGGATGGAATTACCTATGACACGCTTAAGGACTGGATGATCTCCGGCTTGCAGGAATACTACAGCACCTTGCAGACCACATGGCCGGACCTCACGCCCTTCCACAATGCTGGAGGTAAAGTCATCCATTTCCATGGTGATGCCGACTTCAGTATTCCAACCGCCGCATCCATCCGCTATTGGGAATCAGTCCGCAGCATTATGTACCCCAATAAGGACTATAACTCCAGTGCTGAGGCGCTCAATGAGTGGTATCGCCTGTACACTGTCCCAGGAGCGGGTCATTGTGCGACCAACGATGCTATGCCCAACGGCCCCTTCCCACAGACGAACATGGCTGTGATGATCGACTGGGTGGAGAACGGAGTAGTGCCTACAACGCTGAATGCGACCGTGCTCCAGGGAGAGAATGAAGGACAGAACCAGCAGCTCTGTGCTTGGCCACTGCGACCCTTGTGGACCAACAATGGCACCACCATGGAGTGCGTGTATAACCAGCGTTCAATTGACAGCTGGCATTATGACTTGGATGCGGTTCCCATGCCTGTGTACTAGGGGCTGTTTATTCGAAGGAGGCCAGCTTGATTTGTACATAAGATCGTCTGTCAAAATAGCCGGACAGAGTAGACGCTACTCTGCGTTTCCCAAATACATATCTGAAGACTTGATCCTTTCCTCTCTCGTTGTTTCATTTGTCAAAGTCC harbors:
- a CDS encoding putative tannase (COG:O;~EggNog:ENOG410Q2YQ;~InterPro:IPR011118,IPR029058;~PFAM:PF07519;~SECRETED:SignalP(1-20);~antiSMASH:Cluster_5.15); its protein translation is MRSPAWASIAITAFAALANAGTPSTLAELCTDSIVKAALPPSEFIKGITIDSDSVTTEVVTNSSFSSEFYPSATIDYCNVTFAYSHDGIDGDQVLLEIWLPAPTNFKNRWLSTGGGGYAINSGDQSLPGGVMYGAASGMTDGGFGGFSNNADTAMLLANGTLNYETLYMFAYKAHRELSLLGKALTRNVYGMSDSDKLYAYYQGCSEGGREGWSQVQRFGDEWDGAIIGAPAFRWSFQQTQHLYSNIVEKTLDYYPPPCELDKIVNETIAACDAMDGKVDWVVARTDLCLLDFDISTIEGKPYSCAASRGTPAQNGTVSAKGIEVAKTIINGLHDSQGRRVYFSYQPTAAFDDAETQYNSTTGQWGLDIDQLGGEYIALLVDKNGTTLDSLDGITYDTLKDWMISGLQEYYSTLQTTWPDLTPFHNAGGKVIHFHGDADFSIPTAASIRYWESVRSIMYPNKDYNSSAEALNEWYRLYTVPGAGHCATNDAMPNGPFPQTNMAVMIDWVENGVVPTTLNATVLQGENEGQNQQLCAWPLRPLWTNNGTTMECVYNQRSIDSWHYDLDAVPMPVY